CCTCACTTCCCCCTTCAAATACTAACCTCCCCCCTCCATCCCTTGTGGGGCCCCCGAACTCCTTGGCGACCCTGCGTCCCCATAGCAACAGCGGTGACCTCACTCTGGGCTCAGCTTACAACCCCGGTGAGGTCACTGGACGTTGCCAAGGGAACGGGAGGGTGCAGATAGTCAGGAAGGCTGGTAccgtggggagggggcggtgtgGACGGCCAAAGGGGCCAACTAGATTGGGGAGCAGTCGCTCTCGCGCATCGTCGCTGGGGGCGGGAGGGCGCGGCCCCCTGTCGCCgggccccctgcctctctcccgtGCCCTCCCCCTTTGCGGCCGCAGAATGGACTCGCCCGGGCGGGGGGCGGTGCGCGGCGGAGtcggccccgccccggcctcgGCCCCGCCCCCTGACGCCCCTTCGTCCGCGCCGCGCAGCCCCCGCGCGCCGGGCTGCTGTctgggggcggcggcggcgcggggagcCGACTGCAGGCCGAGATGCTGCAGATGGACCTGATCGACGCGGCGGGGGATACTCCCGGCGCCGaggacgacgacgacgacgacgaggAGCGCGCGGCGCGGCGGCCGGGAGCGGGGCCGCCGGAGGCCGAGCCCCGCCAGGAGCCGGCGCCCCGCGGCCAGGGCCAAGGCCAGGGCCAGGGCGGCGGGGACACTTATCGACCCAAGCGGCCTACCACGCTCAACCTCTTCCCGCAGGTGCCGCGGTCTCAGGTGAGGCGCGAGCGGCGTGGGGCGAGGCTGAAGGGGCGGCGCCCGGAGGCCTGGCACGCGAGGTGTGGGGGGCGCCGGGCAGTTCGCTGCCCACCCCTGGCCCGCGGGCTGGAGGAGCGAGGAGGGGCTGTGTCAGAGGGACCTGCGGGCCAGGGCAGGGAGAAGTCGGCCTGGTGCGACTTCCCAAGGGGGCCGGCCCAGGGAGGtggtctggggttggggggtggtggtggtagtggaaTCTGCCTTAAGGGAGAGGGACCAGGTCGGGCCAACAGGATTTGGAGCCTTGAGTCTGAAGGAGTGAAAGGACCGAGAGGGACAGTGGAAGGAGCTGGGTAAGGAGAGCAGTGGGGGCTTACTTAAGGAGGACAGAACAGAGCTTTGAGGGCTAGTTGCAAGGGTTTGGAGCTTGGGACCTAAGGTTGAGGTTTCCCCTTTAGAGTGTGGGGCTCCTGGAGAAGGGCAGAAGCAAGAAGAGAGAGTCTAAAGTGGTCGTTGCTGGGGGCAGGTCATGGGAAATTGTGCATAGGTGGGGACGGGGAGCTCAGAGGCAGCAGGCAGGTGGAAATGCGGGCAGCTGGGAATTCCCAGAAGGCAGGGACGAGGCTTGGGAGGCGGAGCTGCTTGGCTGAGTTGGGGGCCCAGGGCCCCTGGGCTGGGTGGCTGGATGCCAAGGAGGGTTGAATAGGGTGGAGGAGAGCCTACTGTGGCCCTTTGTCTTCCAGGCCCAGTCAGGAGAGGTACAGAAGAGGGGCTCAGGGAGCTGGGGCTGTTGGTGGAGGGTGCAGGTCCTGCAGGCAAAGGACTGGTGCCTCTCCCAGAATCGTCTGGGGTGGATTTTGGCAGCCAAACTCCTGAGAGGGcctgtgtttggggggggggggggctgaatAGTTTGTGGGGAGCCTTGTTTGTAGGCATGGTGGAGAGGGGTCCCAGGGCACCAGCCCAAGAGATCCAGGAGGAAGGCTGCTGACAACTACTTCTGTCATTCCTCAGTCATGTGCTGTTGCAGGGGTGGGAGAGCCATGCTATTGATTCATCATTTGGGTGATTCATCCCGGTCCCCCAGGCCGGCTGCGGAGAGACCCTTCCTCATCCATTTTTCAACTTCTAGAATGTCCCTGCCCCCTAGGCCATAGCGCTCCAGGACTTGGAGCATCTACTGTGTAAAGCCTCTGTGTCTGGGACTGGGGGTCCGGCTCTCTCCCCAGatggctcctgcttctcccccacttcTCCCCCATTTACCACCACACATATTGGTCATCACCGCCTTTGAGGAGGCTGACAAGAGCACCTCCCCAAGGGTTGGCCAGCTTCCCTGAGTCAGGATGGAGAGCCATCTAGAGCCAACAGGTCGGGCTGGGAGGGCTGTGACTTGCCACCCCTCCTGCCTGTTCGAGGAGGGTTGGGGgtgaggccctgggctggggggggggggcggacagCAAATGGCCTAGGGATGGCCTgatgggggcagggccagggcctcCCTGTGCCGGGTACTGTTGACGCCTTCTGTCACAAGGGCCTTTTGTTTTCTGCACAGGACACATTGAATAATAATTCTCTGGGCAAGAAGCACAGTTGGCAGGATCGGGTGTCTCGGTCATCCTCACCCCTGAAGACTGGTAAGTCAGGACCATTTCCCTTATCTGGCCCtacccctgcctcagtttcctcagcagAGAGCAACCCTGGCAGCCTCCAACTTGCCGAGTTGAGGTAAACTGCCTTGAGCAGGCCCATCAGAAgtcagctggggcggggggagagcaCTGGtcccagagccccccccccagGGCTCAGGAGCCCTCGCCTGGGTTTCTGTATCCCACATGCTGagtggagagggcagggaggcaggggcaaGGCCACCCGCCTTGAGCAGCGacctgcctgccctccaggggAGCAGACGCCGCCACATGAGCACATCTGCCTGAGCGATGAGCTGCCACCCCCGAGCAGCCCCACGGCCACCAAGGACCGAGGCACCTCCACTGACAGCCCTTGCCGCCGCAGCACCGCCACACAGATGGCCCCTCCCGGCGGCCCCACGGCTGCCCCACCGAGCAGCCGGAGCCACTCGCATCGAGACCGCATCCACTACCAGGCCGACGTGCGGCTAGAGGCCACCGAGGAGATCTACCTGACGCCAGTGCAGAGGCCGCCAGACCCCCCGGAGCCCAGTTCTGCCTTCCTGCCCCCGGCAGAGAGCCGGATGTCTGTCAGCTCCGATCCAGACCCTGCCGCCTACCCCTCTGCGGTGGGCCGGCCGCACCCCTCCATCAGCGAGGAGGACGAGGGCTTCGACTGCTTGTCGTCCCCGGAGCGGCCCGAGCTGCAGGGCGGAGGCTGGCGGGGCAGCCTCGGGGAGCCGCCGCCACCCCCACGGGCCTCGCTGAGCTCGGACACCAGCGCGCTGTCCTACGACTCGGTGAAGTACACCCTGGTGGTGGACGAACACGCGCAGCTGGAGCTGGTGAGCCTGCGGCCGTGCTTCGGGGACTACAGCGACGAGAGCGACTCGGCCACCGTCTACGACAACTGCGCCTCCGCCTCCTCGCCCTACGAGTCGGCCATCGGGGAGGAGTACGAGGAGGCCCCCCGGCCGCGgccccctgtctgcctctccgaGGACTCCACACCAGACGAGCCTGACGTCCACTTCTCCAAGAAGTTTCTGAACGTCTTCATGAGCGGCCGCTCGCGCTCCTCCAGTGAGTCTGCGGCCTgcgtgctggggcacctgggagtgGGAGGGCGCCAAATCGAGGCTGCTCCTGGAAGGTGGCCCTGCCCATCTGCTTCGATGTGTCAGGACTGAGAGCTTGCTGCCTGACCCCACCCGCCAAGCGGAGTGGGTCCGTTCTCCTCCAGCTCGGCCCCTCGCTTCCAGGTGCCGAGTCCTTCGGGCTCTTCTCCTGTGTCATCaatggggaggagcaggagcagaCGCACCGGGCCATATTCAGGTAAGAGCCGCAGTGCTGGGCCGGCCAGGCAACCGTGgggcctccccctccctgcctctgccctcactATGTGGCCTAGACCCAGCCTTCACGCTGGCACACATCCCTCCAccagccccaggggcacagggcGCACCCAGGCGGGACTCCAGGTGGTTGGATTCAGGCCATGTGACCTGTGATGCACCTGTGATGGATTCAGGCCATGTGACCTGTGATGCACCTGTGATGGGCCTGGGACCGAGCAGCCCATCTGGCAGGGTGGGCATGGGGGTCCAGAGTCTGGGAGGGGTTCCGGCGGAGATGCTGCCCAACCCGTACAAGGCAtagccctccctgccctccacaggGAAGCGCTCACTTCCTGTTACCTCTGTGTTTTCCGAGTGGCTCTGGGCACTTCCTCCCTGAGCCCCCTGGATGGCAGGAGCCTGTCTGCGTGATCTTGAACTTCCCCAGGAACtagcaggcccaggcccaggatACTCTGTGGAGACTTATTGAACTGGTGCCGCTTTGGCAGCAGCCTGCCccccagagagagggggagccgATGGATAGCCCGGCTGGGGAGGCCCTGGTGGTGAATTTCTCCCATGCCCTTGCGGGGGTCAGGTTTGTGCCTCGACACGAGGATGAGCTGGAGCTGGAGGTGGACGACCCCTTGCTGGTGGAGCTGCAGGCCGAGGACTACTGGTATGAGGCCTACAACATGCGCACGGGCGCCCGGGGTGTCTTCCCCGCCTACTACGCCATCGAGGTCACCAAGGAGCCCGAGCACATGGCAGGTAGCGTCCTTTCCCCTCCTCGGCGCCAGTGGGCCCCACCTTTGCCCAGACATGCTGCCAGGTGACTCTAAAGCCATAGGGAGGGCCCTCGCAGAGGGGACCACATTAGGTCCATCTCCCTCAGAGAGAAGGGAGGCCCGGCCCAGTTGGGACATCCGTGGACGGCGGGCCCGTCTGCTGCCCTGCCACCCCTCACTTCATGCTTGTTTTCCAGCCCTGACCAAAAACAGCGACTGGGTGGACCAGTTCCGGGTGAAGTTCCTGGGCTCCGTCCAGGTTCCCTACCACAAGGGCAATGACGTGCTCTGTGCTGCTATGCAAAAGGTACGtggtccccgccccccacctgggCCCCTTCCTCTCCTGGGGAGACAGACACCCAGAGCCTGATTCCCGTCCCTTACCCACAGATCGCCACCACCCGCCGGCTCACCGTGCACTTTAACCCGCCGTCCAGCTGCGTCCTGGAGATCAGCGTGCGGGGCGTGAAGATCGGCGTCAAGGCTGATGATTCGCAGGAGGCCAAGGTGACCACCTctgcccccccggccccccaccaGATCTCCCACCTGTGGCCCCTGCGGGCTGATGACACCTTGCCTCTCATCTCCCTCCTGTAGGGGAATAAATGTAGCCACTTTTTCCAGTTAAAAAACATCTCTTTCTGTGGATACCATCCAAAGAACAACAAGTAAGTGGGAGGGACACCATGAGGTGTGAGGGGATGGCCTGGGGCCGATACGGTCGGGTGTGGGTCTGTGAGTATGTCTGGGGGGGTCTGCACCCCTGTTGCGCTCTCAGACAGATGGCTGTCCTCCCACAGGTACTTTGGGTTCATCACCAAGCACCCTGCTGACCACCGGTTTGCCTGCCACGTCTTTGTGTCCGAGGAATCCACCAAAGCCTTGGCAGAGTCCGTGGGGTAcggccctgtgtgtgtgtgtctgtgtgtgtcctgcCGAGCGCCCGACCCCAGAGCGAGCCCCGGGCCCTCTCCCAGCTCTGCATGCCTCATGGCCTCGAGCCCAGGCGGGGCAGTCCTGAGGACTAGCTCCCCGCCAGGTAAGGCCCTTCCTTGGGCGGCGGCGGTATGACCCAAGAAGGGCAACGTGCAGAGAGCGGAGCCGAGCCCCTCCATCTGGGGGAGCCCGAGCGCtgcccagggagccccaggctcCAGGTGAAAAACCAGGGGTGGAGATGGTGTTCTCCCCGTCACCTGTGTGTCTGCCTGCCTTCTAGGAGAGCGTTCCAGCAGTTCTACAAGCAGTTCGTGGAGTACACCTGCCCCACGGAAGACATCTATCTGGAGTAGCCGCGTGGCCCCGCTCTCTCCACCCCCGGGGCCCGCGCCGGAACAGTCGGCTGCCGACAGGACGCAGCACGCTAGCAGAGGGGCGCCCGTCACCCCCAGAGGACGGGGAAGTCAGGGCCTCTGgccaagggtgggggagggcggggttTCGGGGAGAGGCAAATGCAGTTTATTGTAATATATGGGACTAGATTCATCTATGGAGGACAAAGCAGGCTGCCCAGGGATTGGGAGGGGgcgggcctgggggaggggtagcGTCAGGACCCTGGCCCGGAAGGATGCCCATTGTAGGAGCGGAGGGCTTCGGCCCATCCTGGGCATCACTTCCTCTGCCAGGGCCTCTGGCTTTCCGGCTGTGGCTCCTGCTTTCACAAAGCCCATGCCACTTGCCAGCgttccctccaccccatccccaactCCCAACCCCAACTGAAGGCCCTGAGCTCATGCTGAGCCCAGCCACCTCCCAAGGACTTCGCAGCAGGTGGGGGGGTGCAGTCCCTGTTCCTGGCTCTGTTACCTGGGTGGTCTCTGGGTGGCCATCACGCTGGCCACTGGCACGTGTGGGGCCTCACCAGGGAAGGAGAGCGCTGCGGCAGGGCCCCAACCCGGCAGGAAAAGGCGGCTCCCGGATTGGCCTGGGCCAGCCAGGGCCTCTCAGCTGCTTCGGCTGTAGCCCCAGCTTGGTCCTGTCATCCTGGCCACAACTATTAAAGTGCCATTTCCTGTCTGGACTGCAGTGGCtgtgtctcccccccccccccccaccattcccCCCGGCCCCAGCTGGCGTCCGTGTCAGGAAAGCCCAAGCCTTGGCTGCACAGAACAGCTTTATAATGGGCGCCGGTCACAGGTGTGCGTCGTAGTAATACTCGGCCATGTCTGGCCCATCACGCTTGCGCTGCTGGGCTCGGGAGAGGAGGGGTCGAGGCCCTCGTGGCCAGGGGTGCTTGGGTCGAACCCCATAGTCTGAGAAGAGAAGAGGGTGTGGGTGGCAGGGGTAAATCCACCAAGATCACCCCAGAATGGTGCCATTTGGGATGAAAAGCCCCGGAGGCTGGGTGTGGGTGCCCTCCCCTAGGGCATGTgtccccgggggtggggggcacacggggcaagggcaggggagggcagccgggcagggcagggctgagaTATTACCATCCACTAGGCCAGAAAGTGGCTGTGAGAGTTGCAGAGGGGCTGAAAATTCTTCAGGAACAGATCGCTGAGGCCTGCGGGAGGTGTTGGGGTGCTCAGCCTGGGCCCTTTTAGGCCACTAACCACCTCCCTGTGAGGGCTCAGGGTGGGGGACTGCGTGAGCTGCGACACCCAGGACTATGGCACCAGCCAGTCCTCTGGGAAGCGGAGTGGGAGGCAGCACGACAGAGCCTCACCTGTGGGCCCCTGAGCCTGTGCCCCCTGGTGTTACCTCAGTGGCTGGGGGCGGAGGAGTGCAGCTGCCAGGACgaggtagaggaggaagaggctcagCCCAGCCCTGGGATGCAGAGCCCCCAGCATGGCGAGAACCATCTCCTATTCAGGTCCCTGTCCCCTggcttctgcctgcccctcccccggcagAAGGACGGAACTGCTGCCCACTCCCGGGCCGCCTCACAAAGGGCAGGGTTCCAGGGCTCGGCCAGGCCAGAAACGTCCAGCAGAGCTTTGGTCTTCATTTCATGTTGTCGATGCTGTCGGCCAACAGGTGCCAAACAGTTTCTTGCTCTAGTGTCACTGCCCGAGGGTTAAGGGCATAGATTTTTGGCATCTGATCTCCATTCTTAGCCCCACCTTGTCTCCTGCAAGGCGGCCATGTCAGTTGCGGACCGCCTTCTCGTCTCTGAAGGTGCATACCTAGGTGCATACCTAGGTGCCCAAGAAGTGGCACGCAGGAGAGGTACGTGGAGCCCCAGCCGTTCCCACTCCGCGGCCTCCGGCCTCCTGCTGCCACCGccctgtttccccccacccccccagtgaCGCCGGAACCGTCCTCCAGCCAGAGAGCATCAAGCAGGCCATTCAGCCCTGGCCCGGGGGTCGGGCTGCTCTaagagacacccccccacccagttCTGCGAAGCTTCCAACAGCCCAGCGCCGGGGCTCCCCAGGCCCTGCCACCACCCCTGAGGTTGGACAGAGGGCTTTTGAGTCGGTAGCAAAGCCTGCTCCCTAGAGTGGAAGCTTCCCGAGGGTAGAGACTGGTTTTGTTCGAGGCAGGATCCCCAGTCACAGCCGGTAGATGCTCAGTCaagatttgttgaataaatgcaaCGTGCTAGCATGGAGCCAGGCTCCTCCCGGCCCGTCGGAGCGCGCAGCCCAAGCTCACCTCCAAAACCCCAGCCCGCTCCAGACCTGTGCACTCAGAACCCGAGGGCTGAACAGGGCTCTGCACTCTGGGAACCTCATGGCTTCTTAGCAGACAATCCAGGGGCCCAGCTCCTCACCCGTAACTGCCCACGTGCCCAAGGCCGGGAGAGGGACATCCCTGGCTCCTGTTCTTCAGCAACCCCCAGGGTGACAAGTGCTGGCATCTCCTTCAGACTGTCCCTGTGTGCTCTGAGCCCACACGCTAACTGCTCAGTGGTCATCTCCCTTTCTGTGTCCTAGACACAGCTATCCCTCAACAAGCCCGGGTCCCCATCCTCTATGGGCCGGGAACCCACAGTTCTGGACACTCTGCCCAACTCAGTCCCTCGTCCCTCACCCTCCTTGCCTCTAAGATGCCACCATCTTCCTCTAGCCACACCCACTCCCGAGCCTACCTGAATCCAGGCCCATCCACTGCTGGAGGATTCTGCCACTGTGTCCCTGTGCTCAGCCTCCAGCACCGCCCGATGGGAGCCCCTGCACCAGACCGCTGGGGTGAGGTGTATTTTTTTTAGcaagtttttatttgagagcacgagcacggtgaggggcagagggagaggcagatccCTGCTGAAGGACTCCGATTTGATCCCAATGGGGGATTTGATTCcggaactctgggatcaggacctgagccgaaggcagcagatgctttaccgactgagccacccaggcgtcccagggatGAGGTTTAAAATGCTCCCCTCCCCGCTGCCTTCCGGAGGCAGGTCTGAGTTTCTTGCGACTTGCTGTGCACAATGTCGTCTCCCAGCTGAAGCCTGCAGGGCACTGATGCAGGGTCACCCCCACTAGAAGAGAGGCCTCCCTGACAGGTGTGCCCTCCACAGGCATCTGTCCTCTGCTCT
This sequence is a window from Mustela nigripes isolate SB6536 unplaced genomic scaffold, MUSNIG.SB6536 HiC_scaffold_148, whole genome shotgun sequence. Protein-coding genes within it:
- the LOC132008409 gene encoding C-Jun-amino-terminal kinase-interacting protein 1 isoform X2; translation: MAERESGGLGGGAASPPAASPFLGLHIASPPNFRLTHDISLEEFEDEDLSEITEECGISLQCKDTLSLRPPRAGLLSGGGGGAGSRLQAEMLQMDLIDAAGDTPGAEDDDDDDEERAARRPGAGPPEAEPRQEPAPRGQGQGQGQGGGDTYRPKRPTTLNLFPQVPRSQDTLNNNSLGKKHSWQDRVSRSSSPLKTGEQTPPHEHICLSDELPPPSSPTATKDRGTSTDSPCRRSTATQMAPPGGPTAAPPSSRSHSHRDRIHYQADVRLEATEEIYLTPVQRPPDPPEPSSAFLPPAESRMSVSSDPDPAAYPSAVGRPHPSISEEDEGFDCLSSPERPELQGGGWRGSLGEPPPPPRASLSSDTSALSYDSVKYTLVVDEHAQLELVSLRPCFGDYSDESDSATVYDNCASASSPYESAIGEEYEEAPRPRPPVCLSEDSTPDEPDVHFSKKFLNVFMSGRSRSSSAESFGLFSCVINGEEQEQTHRAIFRFVPRHEDELELEVDDPLLVELQAEDYWYEAYNMRTGARGVFPAYYAIEVTKEPEHMAALTKNSDWVDQFRVKFLGSVQVPYHKGNDVLCAAMQKIATTRRLTVHFNPPSSCVLEISVRGVKIGVKADDSQEAKGNKCSHFFQLKNISFCGYHPKNNKYFGFITKHPADHRFACHVFVSEESTKALAESVGRAFQQFYKQFVEYTCPTEDIYLE
- the LOC132008409 gene encoding C-Jun-amino-terminal kinase-interacting protein 1 isoform X3, encoding MKLVLKMDSSPDNDSWLEDQWERWLTHDISLEEFEDEDLSEITEECGISLQCKDTLSLRPPRAGLLSGGGGGAGSRLQAEMLQMDLIDAAGDTPGAEDDDDDDEERAARRPGAGPPEAEPRQEPAPRGQGQGQGQGGGDTYRPKRPTTLNLFPQVPRSQDTLNNNSLGKKHSWQDRVSRSSSPLKTGEQTPPHEHICLSDELPPPSSPTATKDRGTSTDSPCRRSTATQMAPPGGPTAAPPSSRSHSHRDRIHYQADVRLEATEEIYLTPVQRPPDPPEPSSAFLPPAESRMSVSSDPDPAAYPSAVGRPHPSISEEDEGFDCLSSPERPELQGGGWRGSLGEPPPPPRASLSSDTSALSYDSVKYTLVVDEHAQLELVSLRPCFGDYSDESDSATVYDNCASASSPYESAIGEEYEEAPRPRPPVCLSEDSTPDEPDVHFSKKFLNVFMSGRSRSSSAESFGLFSCVINGEEQEQTHRAIFRFVPRHEDELELEVDDPLLVELQAEDYWYEAYNMRTGARGVFPAYYAIEVTKEPEHMAALTKNSDWVDQFRVKFLGSVQVPYHKGNDVLCAAMQKIATTRRLTVHFNPPSSCVLEISVRGVKIGVKADDSQEAKGNKCSHFFQLKNISFCGYHPKNNKYFGFITKHPADHRFACHVFVSEESTKALAESVGRAFQQFYKQFVEYTCPTEDIYLE
- the LOC132008409 gene encoding C-Jun-amino-terminal kinase-interacting protein 1 isoform X1, with amino-acid sequence MKLVLKMDSSPDNDSWLEDQWERWLTHDISLEEFEDEDLSEITEECGISLQCKDTLSLRPPRAGLLSGGGGGAGSRLQAEMLQMDLIDAAGDTPGAEDDDDDDEERAARRPGAGPPEAEPRQEPAPRGQGQGQGQGGGDTYRPKRPTTLNLFPQVPRSQDTLNNNSLGKKHSWQDRVSRSSSPLKTGEQTPPHEHICLSDELPPPSSPTATKDRGTSTDSPCRRSTATQMAPPGGPTAAPPSSRSHSHRDRIHYQADVRLEATEEIYLTPVQRPPDPPEPSSAFLPPAESRMSVSSDPDPAAYPSAVGRPHPSISEEDEGFDCLSSPERPELQGGGWRGSLGEPPPPPRASLSSDTSALSYDSVKYTLVVDEHAQLELVSLRPCFGDYSDESDSATVYDNCASASSPYESAIGEEYEEAPRPRPPVCLSEDSTPDEPDVHFSKKFLNVFMSGRSRSSRLRACCLTPPAKRSGSVLLQLGPSLPGAESFGLFSCVINGEEQEQTHRAIFRFVPRHEDELELEVDDPLLVELQAEDYWYEAYNMRTGARGVFPAYYAIEVTKEPEHMAALTKNSDWVDQFRVKFLGSVQVPYHKGNDVLCAAMQKIATTRRLTVHFNPPSSCVLEISVRGVKIGVKADDSQEAKGNKCSHFFQLKNISFCGYHPKNNKYFGFITKHPADHRFACHVFVSEESTKALAESVGRAFQQFYKQFVEYTCPTEDIYLE
- the LOC132008460 gene encoding protein Frey; protein product: MVLAMLGALHPRAGLSLFLLYLVLAAALLRPQPLRPQRSVPEEFSAPLQLSQPLSGLVDDYGVRPKHPWPRGPRPLLSRAQQRKRDGPDMAEYYYDAHL